GACAAATGTAAGACAagctttttgggacggagggagtacatgacataCTCCGCAATTTACAGCACAGAAGATTCAAATTTTTACAATGTTTCGACATCATCTCTAATACTACAAACACACAGCTCTttgtctccctccctccctccctctctacaCCACCACGCTGCCCTTGCCGGAGTGAGGTTATGTGGAGTCCACATGTAATCCCTCCAGCACTGGTGCCGGCCTCCATTGCCTCCTGGCTGCAGAGTCAAAGTTCAGGCGAAAGGGTCCTTGGTGGGATACATGGTCTAATCCTCTTCTAAGCGTCTGATGCATTATCCCCCACCAAATCATCGATGCACTGGGACGTGCCAGCAGAAACTTCTAGGTAGTGATGGATTTCAGTGCCGAATTCTTCCATGATTTCAGGTTTGCGATTTACATTGGTTTATTTACCTTCACCGATATAGCTGTATTTTTATCTTATATCCACATTTTTTAGTTGTGTTGGACGCGTTGGAAGGACAGGCCTGGCGCAATGAAGtactccccacttgtgccaagaggccCTGGGTTCGACGCTGCGTCTCTGCATTGCAATGTGCAGGGGTAAGGCTtgccttgtactccctccgtccggaaatacttgtcggagtaatggatgtatctagacgtattttagttctaaatacatccatttttatgcatttctccgacaagtattttcggacggaaggaGTATAATCCTTCTCCAGACCCCACCTGGTGTGGGAGCTTCTaacactgggtctgtcctttttgTGTTGGACATGTTGGCTGTGTGCATGCTATGCAGAGGCCAGGCATTTGCTCAGTGCACTTGTATCACCTCGATATGTTGATGGAATGAAAATGTCCTTTATTTAGAAAGCTAACTTTTATTATAAATAACTAGAAGTAAAGCATCAGTACTAATGTTCTTCGCATGTTATTTTTTAGATTTTTGCAATCTCTATAAAAGCATGTGCGAGAAAAATGACCATACATAACTACAACTATAGCTTGTACACCCTACTTCAGGGTATATATGATCTGGGCACAGGAAACTTTATACCATCAATTCTGATGATACAAGGAAAGTAAACAGACATGCATATTTTCGTCATACTTGCATCCTTTATAATAGATATTTTGTTTTGACGGGAgcctttatatttctgttctgttaggACGTGAAGCAggacatagagcatctgtagaTCTATTGGGAGGTAGTTATTAGGTTCTGACTTCTGGTTGTGACTAAAAGCTCGAGTAGGGAAATACCATAATCTATCATGCTGATCTGAGAGTGAAATTATTCAGATGGCTTTTTGGAGATCCACTTTTACATGGAGGAGAATCGACGATATCAAGCATGACTAAGTGAGAATGTGAGATGGATTAAAGAGATCGAGACATATTGACATAAGTTCAGTATCTCCGATTAAATGATAGCCTATGGTATAATAACTGGCAACTTTGCTCTACCATAAGTTCTCTATTTTTACATCCATTTGTTTATGTATTTAGTATTTACAGTACCTATAATACTTAACCAAGGTGCAAGAAGGTACCCTCACACAATAAGAAGTGAAATAAGGTTACTGAATTCCCCTGACCATGTGTCATCAGGAATTGACCAGAATAAATGTCAGATGTATAAATACAATCTAACCATTCCATTTTAAACTCAGTGCATTTTTCTTCTTCGCAACTGAAAAATGGATTTCGGTTATGCATAGAAGCAGCATCTTCTCTTCTGCTTGCTGCATTGCATACTGCATATATAGTCGTCACAAATGTCTTAAGCCTTGACCTTAACAAATAAAATGCGGGTTATGTGTCACAAAAAAATACCATTAAATTCGTACTATACAAAGAATTTTCTGATGGTATAATTTTTTAAGTTACAGGACTTGTGTATTATTTCTCTAATTGATGGTCAAAGTTAAATCTCAAAAGATGTGTATGTCGTCTTTTTGTAGCCCTGGGAAGTACTGGTTTCTCCTCATGCAAGTCTATTCCTGGAGTCAGACTAAGTGTGGGTAATAAGATTATCCTAATCTGTCAAGTGTCAACAATCTACAGCCTAACATGACCTCGTAgagaaaaaaatggaaaaataaTGTTCAGCTAACTTACAGCATATGCATGAAAGTAGATGATGACAAGTGACAACAGCAAAACACGAAAACAAGTAAAACTCACTTCATCAGGAATATTGGGGTTAGCACCAGCATCTAGTAAGAACTTCATGATGCCAGGTAAATCAAACTTCACTGCCAACATCACGTAACTAACACCATCAAAGTCGATGAAGTCCAGATCAACACCAGCCTGTGCAAATGAATAATTATTTGATCAGTTATTTGTGCTTGATATGTTATACTATACACAAAGAAAATGAAGTTGTGCCTACAAAACTTTAACAAAGCTCCATACGAAGAAAGAGTGCTGACCTTAACAAGTAGCTTGACACATTCCAATGGCTCACTAGGCATGGGCCCGGTGGCCCGGATGACCCAACTCAATGGGGTATAACCAAGACCGTAAACCTTGTTAGGCTACGAAAAGTGGAAGAATCAATCACTTACACTAGTCGGAAAAAAAGAGGGACTAGTAGAGAAATTAATTCTGAGATATGTCAATAGAGAAATAAAGTCTACTCATGGTGTGTACCAATTAGTCTGACTCCAGGAATAGAGACTAATTGGtactagtgatctaaacgctcttatatttctttacggagtgaGTACTTCTGAAGGCAACAGAAAGAAATATATTACATAGAAATTAGACATAACATGTACTTGGCTTCTGGGAAAGTGAGCACGTTGTACTTTAGGATAATTAAATAAAATACTGTCCATGATGAATTTTTGTTGTTTCAAATACAATGCAAATCTTTTGTTCAGATGGAGCACAAGTATCAAAGGCAACAAGATCTTCCATTCCAGTGCATTCCCAAATAGAATATACAGATGAAGCATGAGTACCACTGGCCACAGGATATTCCGTTCCAGAGTTCTATTTTTCACCGTAAAGAAGAGAACCAAGAAACTGGTGTCTTACATTGGCATGGTGCTCCAACAAGATCTTAATTATGTCATGGTGTTTAGAAATAGCAGCTGCATGCAATGGCGTCCCCTGTGCAGAATCTAAATCCACATCGATTCCTCTTGAAAGCAGCAGTTCTACTATTTCACATTGTCCTGGAAAACGAAGTTTCAAAAAAAAAGTGAAAGACAAGAATATTTTCCAACATTGGTTACCAGTTTTCCCAGTTTGCACTAAAAATTAACTCTGGACCAGTTTTCAGTTTTGTGATCATGAACTGCCCAGTAACCATTTTGGTTACCACATATCTCATCAAGAACCAGGTTTTCAAAAGTGGACGGATTGAGGCTATTCAAATTTTACTTGTTTATCCCTGGAAATAGAAGAAGTCATCAATTTTGAGCTTATAAGATTATAATCAAAACCTTGGATAACATTGGATAtccaacctcaaagttattctcttCACACACTCGATAATGTTTCTTCGGCCATCATCCAAATAAAAAATATGGCAAGTATATGGGAGCTTTATTCGATGAAAATCACATAAAAAAAATATGGCAAGTATATGCTAAAATAGAAACATCAAGCATCGCACAAGCTAAGAGAGGTGTCATAGTAGTCAACTGTAATGATCCCAAGTGAAGGTTGTAGCTCTGTGCGTTGTGATGTGTGTTTCTTGCTTACTTTATACCTTAGCCAAGtctattcaaagagagagaagctaCCACACAAATGTTAACAAAATAAAGACTAATCTTATCAAACGAAAACTAATAACTAGTTTGAAGGAATGGATCTAATTTGGATCAGTCGACCCAGAAATGCTAACTTCTCTCTTAGCAAAGCCAAACAGAGAGAGGCTACCAGACAAATTTTCACAAAATTAAGACTAATCATatcaaaagaaaaataataatttgAAGGAATGGATCCAATTTGGATCAGTCgacccagaaatgcttcatctaacaATGGTAAATTCAAAGTTTATTTTATTACCAGACGGATAAAACAAAAGCAAAAAGAATCCTGAGACTAATCTTCACTGACTGAGAATTAGCAAAACCATTACGAAAACGGTTTTATCCAGTTATCTCTAACGCTCATTCGGTGCCTCCTACCACCGGTTAGGATCCGTATGCCTGCTAACCCGCAGCTGCGGGCCATGTTGGTTGCCTTATTCCCATAGAGAAGCATTTTTTTTCAATGAACTTCATTTGAAGTTTGGAACTCTAGAAATAAGCATACTTGTTGGGAAAGAGAGAGACCTTCATTCGCAGCGCCATAGAGAGGTGAGTGTAGTTTGCCAGCCAGTGGATCAGCACCATGATCAAGAAGATATCTTGCAGCATCAGCTCTTCCATACAAGGCAGAAAGGTACAGTGGCGTGTCACCTGCGAGAGTCGAAAAGATAAAAATGAGGAGCTCGACAAATTCACGCCAATCCTGCCCTCAATACAAAAAGTTGTACACAAGAGAGCCAAACGTGAAAAGAGAACTTTACTAGTGCAGTATCAAATGCCTTTCCATCTGACACATGTTTACTATTGACAAAGTTGCACAACGAACAGACAGAGGAGACACTTCATATACAGTCCACAAGTAGCGGTTTGCCCATACAACATATCCAAAGAAAACAGACGATGTTCGCGGTagggctgtgtgtgtgtgtgtgtattggaCATGGGGATATTTGAAATCGATCCACTTGTCACTTAATCACAATTTACAAATGCATACACCATGCAACATGTAACACCAAATCTGAAGCCTAAAATGTGAATTCTACATGGTACGTAGTGACTAACTAGCAAACATAATCAGCACATAAATACATAAAGAGATATAATCTGACAATTTACAAATGCATAGACCATACAGCATGCAACACCAAATTTGAAGCCTAAAATGCGAATTCCACCATACAGCGTGGCGGAGTAATTAACTGACAGTAAGCAGAATCAGCATAAATAAATACATAAACAGAAATTGAAGGATCTGCCAATTGACGCCAAGGGAAGCAGGGAAGGGAACACCACCTATGAAGTTGAGTTGATTGACATCGAGGCGGAGGTCCTCGACGAGGTACTTGCAGACCTCGACCCGCCCCGCCGCGGCCGCCAGATGCAGCGCGCGGTGTCCTTGGCCGTCCTCCACCGCCGCCAGGACGGCGGCCTCGCCTTGCCCGCCTGAGCCCATCCACCTCGCCATCTCTTCGCGACGGGAGAATTGGGAGCCAAGTCAGAGTCAGGCACTAATTGGTCAAGCTACGTACTACCATCGTCAAACCCTAAGAAGAAAGAGCATGAGGAGGAGGAGTCGGGGTTACTCTTGAGGAGGCCGAggttgccggcggcggcggcggcggcgcggaggagtgcCTCCTCCCGCTGCTGCTTCCCCATCGCCTCCATCTCCATGGCGATCGAGCAGGCGGCGAGAGGGAGTCGCGAAATTTCGAGAGCGGCAGTGCGCAAGACTGCCTGCGGGGCTGTGGAGAAGACGAGGAGACCCGGACGACGGACGGGGAGGGGAGGAGCCCGTGGGCCGAAATGGAATCCTTGGTTGCTTGCTTCCACTTGACGCTCACTGCGCCAAAATGTCTGGCGCGACCCTGACCcagtttactactccctccatccccataatgtataatactccctccatttccaaatacATAGAAGTTTTTCCAAAGATTCCAAcaggtgactacatatggagcaaaataagtgaatctacactctaaaatatggctacatacatccgtatgtgatagtccatttgaaatgtctaaaaagacttatatttaggaacggagggagtagcttgcaaaaatgtcttatattatgagacaaagaaagtttatttttgaaaaaatgtcatcaacaaaaagTGACCCTAATTTCCATGATCTTAATTATGGAAAAAATGTCATGCttctttattactccctccgtccggaaatacttgtcggacgaatggatgtatctagatgtgttttagttctagatacatccatttttatccatttctccgacaagtatttccggacggagggagtactatcatTTCTCTCATTTATAAATCTACAATGAGTATGATAAGAAAAAGGTCGTGTGATCTACAATAAAATTGCCATGCTAAACTTTAAAAACTTTCATCCTCTAAATAAGAAATATGTTATCTGGATAAGCCCAAAATTAGATTCTATTGTTttgttttaaaaaataaaataaaaaatcataCACAGGAATTGCCTTGGCCAATAAAAGAAAAAATCCATGCCATTAATAATAAAAATATCATCCTCTTACTAATAAAAATGCCATCCTCTCAAATTAAAAATGGCATCCTCTCAATAATAAATATGTCATCCTCTCAACAATAAAAATTAAATCCTCTTAATAATAAAAATGACAAGTTATTAATACTCCTGTTGTAATTTTTATTTACAAGTTATTAATACTCCTCTTAAAAAATGGAGTACTAAAAATGCCCATATTGTAAATAATAAACTGCCATGTGATAAAGTGAAAAACAGTTCCATAATATTGCCATGGGCTTGTAAAAAATGGCACATGGCCAAAAAAACAGGACTTTGACCTTTCAAATAGATGAAATGAAAAATCAGGTTTTCTGGATTTTATTTGGTCAAATTTTCAAATGAGAAATTGAATCAAAACGCAAAATAGCTTCAAGGATACATATAGCATCTTAAACTCAAGATTTCACAAACCCCCACTTTGAACCCTCCTCACCCACATTGGTCCGTGCATTTTCTAGATAGAAAGAGAGCGTTTGCCTGGAAATGGGTTACAGTGAACGACTCTAGCTTATCTACGTGGCGTCGACCTTGCACCAAGATCCATGCAACGTCAGGGAAGGTGTTCGCCAAGATTGGCTCCCAGCGAATGTTCGCTAGATATCATTTCCGTTCATATTTTAAATTTTTTTCTCACAAGGTGTTGCAATCAAATACTTACACTGGAAAAGGAAAATGTATTTTAGATACTTTTTGTGTTAAAATTTTCGATCATCTAGTATAAAGAACACCAGAAGTAACAATTTGTTGAAGTCCTCATGCTCTTATGTACTATTATTATTTTCGAATGCCAAAGTAACAAGAACAATTCCATCCATGCATTGGACTATACAGAAAATGAGATCGATAAAATGGTAATTCATTCCACGAACTTTTATTGAAGAAATATACATGTTCTTTAAGAGGCTACAACAGTCAGGGACAAAATGATGGAAATAGTACAAGATCGAAGGTACAGTACAAGATCAAAATGACGAAAGTACTGAGTGTACAACAACGTGACAATTCTACATTAATCTCAACCAAAGACTGTTATGGAAACCTATCGTCGTTCAAAATTACACTCCTTTCGCAAGCCCCGTGGCTGAATCAATCAAGGCGTGGCTCTCATCGGTGAGAACTTTTGGGCCGGCCCCAGGCCTGCTACAGATGAAGTAGCTAACATCGCCTTTGAATTTTTGGTTTGGAGCTTTCATCTCTGGAGGCGCTGGAAGGGCCTCGACATCGGCTATGGATTGCAAACCAGCGTCGCTTAGGATCGATTTATCGCCGAGCATATAGCTGCCATGATCATGTTTGTCAGATGTGCACATGTTTGTAGTATACCTAGAAACGAATAAATACTAGGTTTTAATCCTGATAATATCAGACACACCTGTCCAAGTCATTCTCCTGTGGGGGGAAAGTGTATAAGAGCCTCTGAAGGAGAAGGGTGGCAGTTTTGCGGTTCCGTGCTATTAGGACAGCGTTAGGCCCAGCATCAAATGTGTAGGCAACCTGCAATTACAAGAAATCAAATTTCTAATTTAGAAGTCTTACACACAAGAGTTGGTTTCGGTATCAGATCAATCACACCATCCAGTACCAATGATTTGTAGTTTAGGTGAAATGCATACCAGACAGACAAATAAAAGAAAATTAATACTGCCAAGATTGCAATGAAGTTTTATCCTTTGATGAAGGAAATACAATAAGATATTTCTTATGCATTGTTGTCATAATTCAAACTTTCGATGCTATTTGGTAGATACAACAGCTATAGAACTATAGAAGTATTTTAAAAGTCTGCAGCTCCAGCTATAGAACTATAGTAATAGTTCATGTACTCAGGAAGGACTCTAAAAAATATGTTCCATCAAAATCAAGGGTTCAAACTTCAAGCATAGCATGACTCGTATTTTCGCTATTTTTCAGAAACATGCAATGATTTTACCAAGGTTCACACCTTTTAAATTAGGATAAATTACTCCAACAAGTGATGCTACTGATACATGTTTGGTCCAGTGCAGTAAAAACGGCTTGTACTGCCATGTCATAATTAAGTTTAGCCCGCCTTGATGGATACCAGAACTATATTTAAGATCCCTAGGCAGCAGACACAGTTCAGAAGAATTCAAAAGGTACCATGTGTTAAACAGGAACAGAATATACCTGTGGTGTTCCTTCCGAGTGGTTCCACTTTTCCACAAGGCTAATTATCCTGCAGTTGGTTGAGAGAGCAATTCTTAACTCTGGAATTTCAGTAGGAACAGATGCTCAAAATCAGGACTGCGAAAAAAACTACCTGTGTGATGTGTCGTTCATGTAGAAGATGGGAGGACTCGTGTCCAAACATACAGCATGAAACTGGTTGCTATCGGCACAAGTTAACCTGGCGAaggattcaaaatcacgattcttgATAGCATCTTCCATTTTCAATATCCGACTTGGCACTACAGTCTGGAATACAACAAACAGTGCAGTGCACAGTGAGTGCAAGAAACAGTAAAGTGCAACTAAAGAGATTGATCAGTATAATTTCCAAAACACTttggttttttttttcaaaaccacaAAACCTGACAGTCCACAGAACAGGAGCCAGGAGGGATAAAATTACAGTTCAGATTTCATATTGCAGCTTCATGATGATTCTTATAAGAATAATTGTACATCATGTGAACTGTTCAAAACATTTCAAGTTAAAGATGAAAATGCATTCACCTGGGCCCTGTACTGCAAGAGGGGGCTTGTTTCGACAGTGTCTCGCATCCCACTGGTGCTACTGGTTTCCTTCTGCTTTGAACTGACCTAATTCCACAAAGCAACATAATAGGAAAATAAGTTGGGACAAAAATGGTAAAATGGTGTCACTAGCTAGTTGAGATTTGGTGTAAATGAAACCATGACTCGATGAGCAATTTCCAATGATACATACATGAAACAGATCATGTTATCTAACAGAGATCACATTGACATACCACTGCTATGATTATAACAAGATCATCCCAATGTGACTCGTCAGCAAGCTGTACTGCCATGCTGTCACTTCCGTCATCATTCTACGAGTATAAAGTCAAACTCAATCGTTTTCCAACAGAAAAGCATGCATTCAAAAAAATACAATTTCTCTGCCATAACCAAGAGACAACTTACTTTTCCCATACACCATTTCACAAATCCACCATATATACTGCGGCATGCACTTCCAGACCCCTGCCTGCACTGAAATTTGTCAGCCAAGAGAAGCATATATAAGGAAAGCGTAGACATAAAACCACTAGCTTATCATTTTTTTAGATGAAAGGCCTTGACCCAGCTTTTCCATTCAAAGCTTAAAGTTCGGTACAAGTATAAAAAAGGTAAAAGACAGGGGGTGCCTGGTTTACAAAGTTGCTCAACACCCATAAGGGGAAATCTAAAAAAGATTAAGCTGCTAGCTTATCATTTAACAAAATGAAGTACTCCATTGTTGCGCTATACCGTCAAGCAAACATCGCAAACAGGATAGAGCACAGACAGGGTGTTGCTACATAATGTATCAGTACAAACCTTGCTATTGAAGAAAGTTCTCCGTAATCTTCATTCACGTTCATTAGCTTTCCCAGGGTGAAAACTGCAAACAGTATTCAAATGAGTAATTATGTGCTGTGCTATTGGCATGAAAGCAAGACCGCACTTAGCATGTTTATGATCAAAATAGTCATTTTGTGTTGGATAGCACTATCAAACTTCAAGACACAAAATGAAGTAATCGATATTTGTACAAAACAAGCATGCAGAGAAGTGTTAGACAatcaggagaaaacaagacaagggACCAGATATTAGCAGTATATCATGGAACTCCAGCCATTTCTAAGTCTGGCAGAATTATTGCAAAGATTAACCAGCAGACCACTACCAAGAAACATATTTTCTACTTATTATGTTTTGGTGCCTCTATACAACCAAATAAAGAACAAATTGCAGATAAATAGGACAGCTTTAACAGCAGGATTCAGGGCAGTATTAGGCAGTTGGATAACCATAACATTTCCCTAATATTATGAATAGCATGCAAAGGTGTATCTGGAAGGTAGAAACCTCTCGATAGGAACACAGTCCACTTCTAGCTAGAAATGCATCTACCCCCATCAAAAATTAATGTTGGCAAGAGAATAAGAAATAGACCCCTCTGCTACTAAACACAACTCGGGTGCGTGTAGAACAGCAGAAAACAAAAGGAAATCAAAGCCTGACACGAAATATTCACGATTTTGGTTATACATATGTTTTCCTGACTTATAACAGTGGCATCTGAATTAGGAGAATTACCAAGACAAGCAAGGCCAGCGGCCGAAGAGGCCAAACCGGCAGCGGTTGGGAAGTTGTTGTAGGATGCTATGTGGACATGCAACTTTTCCCAGTCCTCTTTCTTGATCTTGATCCCCTTTTTCTCGTCCTCGACATCACGAGCCCGCTTCCGTATCTCCCTCAGGCAGCTCTGGAATCTCCCGCCCGACAACGCGATCTCCTGCCCAATTCCAAATCAAAAGGATGACTGAATCAGAATCACACTACCATCTGAACAGACAGCAATTCCGTTATTCCGGCTAAAGCATTGCTATAGAATCACCTTGCACCGGCCACTTACCTAGAGTCAATGTCCAAAGCATGAGCGGGGCATCAATATAGTACTGATGCTAGTGCAGACAATAGAAACAGAAATGTGCGTTTTGGCCTTTTCTTTACAAGACAAAAATTCAGAGCTCCGCCAACTGCCTTTGCAAATGCAGCGATCTTTCAAACAGGTCCCGGTCCAGATCTAAGAAGGGGCAGCCAATTTGATCAGACGAGCACTCACACTACCAAATCCGCGTTCTATGCCAAAACACGAGGCAGAGATTCGATCGAGCTTGAAATCTAGCGGAT
Above is a window of Triticum dicoccoides isolate Atlit2015 ecotype Zavitan chromosome 5B, WEW_v2.0, whole genome shotgun sequence DNA encoding:
- the LOC119306459 gene encoding ankyrin-1-like translates to MARWMGSGGQGEAAVLAAVEDGQGHRALHLAAAAGRVEVCKYLVEDLRLDVNQLNFIGDTPLYLSALYGRADAARYLLDHGADPLAGKLHSPLYGAANEGQCEIVELLLSRGIDVDLDSAQGTPLHAAAISKHHDIIKILLEHHANPNKVYGLGYTPLSWVIRATGPMPSEPLECVKLLVKAGVDLDFIDFDGVSYVMLAVKFDLPGIMKFLLDAGANPNIPDECGSTPIEVAASKGSRDMVEMLFPLTSPISTLTDWSIDGIISHVKHFGLKLRDQQMYAKRRTEVKRKASESFKRGDYYIASEMYSCTRAFDPSPDEHATILANMSLCALRLGNGRGALSDATMCRMARPLWPKACYREGAALMLLKKYERACEAFADGLKLDPTSGDLANALREAQEAAKNARRREK
- the LOC119312228 gene encoding diphosphomevalonate decarboxylase 2-like; the protein is MGATEPQWVLMATGRSPTNIAVIKYWGKRDETLILPVNDSISVTLDPDHLSATTTVAASPSFPSDRMWLNGKEIALSGGRFQSCLREIRKRARDVEDEKKGIKIKKEDWEKLHVHIASYNNFPTAAGLASSAAGLACLVFTLGKLMNVNEDYGELSSIARQGSGSACRSIYGGFVKWCMGKNDDGSDSMAVQLADESHWDDLVIIIAVVSSKQKETSSTSGMRDTVETSPLLQYRAQTVVPSRILKMEDAIKNRDFESFARLTCADSNQFHAVCLDTSPPIFYMNDTSHRIISLVEKWNHSEGTPQVAYTFDAGPNAVLIARNRKTATLLLQRLLYTFPPQENDLDSYMLGDKSILSDAGLQSIADVEALPAPPEMKAPNQKFKGDVSYFICSRPGAGPKVLTDESHALIDSATGLAKGV